Proteins from a genomic interval of Arachis hypogaea cultivar Tifrunner chromosome 10, arahy.Tifrunner.gnm2.J5K5, whole genome shotgun sequence:
- the LOC112715923 gene encoding DExH-box ATP-dependent RNA helicase DExH16, mitochondrial isoform X1: MKKIENQGKHLCLVVYGSLPPETRTRQASMFNDATSEFDVLVASDAIGMGLNLYISRIIFPTLKKFDGFKFWDLTVSEIKQSAGRVGRYGSNFSVGEVTCMDAEDLPLLNSSLNSRSPTLKENHVEGENELN, translated from the exons ATG AAGAAAATTGAGAATCAAGGAAAGCATCTTTGTTTAGTAGTATATGGCTCGCTGCCACCAGAAACTCGAACAAGGCAG GCAAGCATGTTCAATGATGCAACAAGTGAGTTTGATGTTCTAGTGGCCAGTGATGCCATCGGAATGGGTCTTAATTTATACATATCTAGGATCATATTTCCAACGTTGAAGAAGTTTGATGGTTTTAAATTTTGGGACTTGACTGTATCTGAAATAAAACAGAGTGCAG GGAGAGTTGGTAGATATGGGTCAAATTTTTCTGTTGGAGAAGTAACATGCATGGATGCAGAGGATCTACCCTTACTTAATTCATCTTTAAACTCCCGATCACCCACTTTAAAG GAAAACCATGTTGAAGGGGAAAATGAACTTAATTAA
- the LOC112715923 gene encoding DExH-box ATP-dependent RNA helicase DExH16, mitochondrial isoform X2, producing MFNDATSEFDVLVASDAIGMGLNLYISRIIFPTLKKFDGFKFWDLTVSEIKQSAGRVGRYGSNFSVGEVTCMDAEDLPLLNSSLNSRSPTLKENHVEGENELN from the exons ATGTTCAATGATGCAACAAGTGAGTTTGATGTTCTAGTGGCCAGTGATGCCATCGGAATGGGTCTTAATTTATACATATCTAGGATCATATTTCCAACGTTGAAGAAGTTTGATGGTTTTAAATTTTGGGACTTGACTGTATCTGAAATAAAACAGAGTGCAG GGAGAGTTGGTAGATATGGGTCAAATTTTTCTGTTGGAGAAGTAACATGCATGGATGCAGAGGATCTACCCTTACTTAATTCATCTTTAAACTCCCGATCACCCACTTTAAAG GAAAACCATGTTGAAGGGGAAAATGAACTTAATTAA